In Saprospiraceae bacterium, a genomic segment contains:
- a CDS encoding NAD(P)H-hydrate dehydratase has translation MLPIYNVEQTRHWDLYTLEKESISSLELMESAATVSTEWLLLKFGPTAKYLIFCGNGNNGGDGICIARQLAAKNLEVYVSLIPLTASASNEFLINLDRFNKVGLGPILEMEEALDLLKYRQDLMIIDSILGSGLNREPSGDVSKVIQDLNICGHQIVSIDIPSGMYANGLPDHIYVRANFTLCIQSPKLSALLPVSGAAYGQISILDIGLHPLYLSWCLPDKWYVLREDIQNLIRVRKPFDYKNKFGHVLTIGGCPGMVGAILMASKAALRTGCGLCTIVSFEENRVILQTALPEAMFYPIGQVKLDKYTVLAMGPGMGCSEEMRCLMLELLNEFDKKVVLDADALNMISHESYFESINAEIVITPHVVEFDRLFGKCQTDFERIDKAIQCSSKYNITIVLKGHYTAIVSREGIVYFNSSGNPGLAKAGSGDVLCGMIGAFLAQDYPSLDACLLAVYLHGYTADFLLNEMAMESIMASDIIDALPRSFFKLKKE, from the coding sequence ATGCTTCCTATTTATAATGTAGAACAGACCAGGCATTGGGATCTATATACCCTTGAAAAAGAATCAATTAGTTCTTTGGAATTAATGGAAAGCGCAGCTACAGTCAGTACCGAATGGCTTTTATTGAAGTTTGGCCCAACTGCTAAATACCTGATCTTTTGCGGAAATGGCAATAATGGCGGTGATGGCATTTGCATCGCTCGTCAATTAGCAGCAAAAAACTTGGAAGTATATGTTTCGCTAATTCCTTTAACTGCCAGCGCAAGCAATGAGTTTCTTATAAATTTGGATAGATTCAATAAAGTAGGCTTAGGGCCGATTTTAGAAATGGAGGAAGCCCTTGATTTGTTGAAATATCGGCAAGATTTAATGATCATTGATTCCATATTAGGTTCCGGTCTTAATAGGGAACCATCAGGAGATGTTTCTAAAGTTATTCAAGATCTCAATATATGCGGACATCAAATAGTCTCCATTGATATCCCATCGGGTATGTATGCAAATGGCCTCCCCGATCATATTTATGTAAGGGCAAATTTTACGCTATGTATTCAAAGTCCCAAATTGTCAGCTTTACTTCCTGTTAGTGGTGCTGCGTATGGTCAAATTTCCATTCTGGATATTGGTTTGCATCCTTTGTATTTAAGCTGGTGTTTGCCTGATAAATGGTATGTTCTAAGAGAAGACATTCAAAATTTGATAAGGGTCAGAAAGCCATTTGACTATAAAAACAAATTTGGACATGTCTTGACAATAGGTGGGTGTCCTGGTATGGTCGGAGCTATATTGATGGCATCAAAAGCTGCCTTGAGAACAGGATGTGGCTTATGCACAATAGTCTCATTTGAAGAAAATCGGGTGATCCTTCAAACTGCATTGCCTGAAGCTATGTTTTATCCAATTGGTCAAGTCAAATTGGATAAATACACCGTGCTCGCTATGGGTCCCGGAATGGGATGCAGCGAAGAAATGCGATGTTTAATGTTGGAGCTATTAAATGAATTTGATAAAAAAGTCGTCTTGGATGCAGATGCTTTAAATATGATTAGTCATGAATCGTATTTTGAAAGTATAAATGCTGAAATTGTAATTACACCCCATGTTGTTGAATTTGATCGCCTTTTTGGAAAATGTCAAACAGATTTTGAACGGATTGATAAGGCTATTCAATGTTCAAGCAAGTACAATATCACCATTGTTCTAAAAGGGCATTATACAGCTATAGTAAGTCGAGAAGGGATTGTGTACTTCAACTCAAGTGGCAACCCAGGATTGGCTAAAGCTGGCAGCGGCGATGTATTATGTGGAATGATTGGGGCCTTCCTTGCACAAGATTATCCAAGTCTGGATGCTTGCTTGCTGGCAGTTTATTTACATGGCTATACTGCTGATTTTCTCCTGAATGAAATGGCTATGGAATCTATAATGGCAAGTGATATCATTGATGCCCTACCCCGCTCTTTTTTCAAATTAAAAAAGGAATGA
- a CDS encoding NAD-dependent deacylase, producing the protein MKNLVVLSGAGISAESGLKTFRDSDGLWEGHQVMDVATPEGFRRNPELVLNFYNERRKQVIHSRPNIAHQIIADLEAHYQVWVVTQNVDDLHERAGSKNVLHLHGELLKVRSSYKSDIIYPWTTDLKLGDRCEYGSQLRPHIVWFGEDVPMIYQASHLIKKADILIVIGTSLQVYPAAGLLVHLSAEALLYYIDPKPQHHPSMAAFKHAYLIEEKAVAGMEIILPSLLEFSKI; encoded by the coding sequence ATGAAAAATTTAGTCGTTTTATCGGGGGCCGGAATTAGTGCAGAAAGTGGCTTAAAAACATTCAGAGATTCAGATGGTTTGTGGGAAGGTCATCAAGTGATGGACGTAGCAACCCCTGAAGGTTTCCGACGAAATCCGGAATTGGTATTGAATTTTTATAATGAACGCCGAAAGCAAGTGATTCATTCAAGGCCAAATATTGCACATCAGATTATTGCAGATTTAGAAGCTCATTATCAAGTTTGGGTTGTTACGCAGAATGTTGATGATTTACACGAACGAGCAGGAAGTAAGAACGTGCTTCATCTGCATGGAGAACTTTTAAAAGTCAGAAGTAGCTACAAGTCTGATATTATTTATCCCTGGACAACTGATTTGAAACTCGGAGATCGATGTGAATATGGCAGTCAACTGAGACCGCATATCGTGTGGTTTGGTGAGGATGTGCCCATGATCTATCAAGCATCTCATTTGATCAAAAAGGCAGATATACTCATCGTTATTGGGACCTCTTTACAAGTGTATCCTGCTGCAGGTTTATTGGTTCATTTGTCTGCGGAGGCGCTTTTATATTACATTGATCCCAAACCACAGCATCATCCAAGCATGGCAGCCTTCAAACATGCATATTTGATCGAAGAAAAAGCTGTTGCAGGTATGGAAATCATTTTACCTTCTTTGCTGGAATTCAGCAAAATTTAA
- a CDS encoding TonB-dependent receptor yields the protein MPIKIYLFTLFLFFGFLGIAQNSTIQGRVLDEKGIALPEIPVLIKHPWGALALSLSTDSKGQFTTDQLKIGGYKLEIGLLGFETYLLEFVQTSDNRDFGNIQLKVSSKLLKEITVADKKYPGKILNDTVQFDASSYKVAKDASAEDLITKMPTVTNENGTVKAQNEDVKQVLVDGKPFFGNDPNLSLKNLPAELIDKIQIFDQQSEQSQFTGVNDGNTVKTINIVTKSGLNNGQFGKIYAGYNLNDKYQTGGNINYFDGSRRISLIAMSNNINIQNFSTDDILGALGNSGSRNRPGSQNAGRREFRSGSSGTSDFLIPQSGGIAKTNAIGLNYSDNFGKTLEINLSYFFNQSANNILSEINRVYFTNENIDQTYLEKTNSKPNNYNHRLQGRFELTLDSMNSIQIRPRLSYQSNSNKINNYSISYFNDRPGNQSSNTASTNASGFNFSNNILFRHKFNKPRRTFSMDWNMNSAPKSEDNFQLSYLQFNNPMGEILDTLRQLENNEYTKIGWSANFEYTEPITKEHSLLFNYRYQNAEDDTEVLTYGIPTMDGSSEILIPSLSNFFVSQNKSHQLGLGYQWNIDQKLNLSARVNWQNARLLNDQFLPFANANTKSFNNWVPSLFMRYTINKSKNLMIHYRTSTQLPRIEQLQNVVNNSNPTQLYLGNPNLKQSLQHFSSIRYNVTLPNSTLFFASVRLNISEDYITNHNFIRNRNHPIFKALDVPLGVQLSIPQNAGSNYQLRSYLSYTYPISTIKCLLSTDLSHSYMITPGLIDGDQINSKTHTLSLGLSLNSNISDKIDFNIQIRPSYNSFTNQNIDDRYFLYDNRLRVSWQFYKRMVIKTDANYRINESLQEGFNQNILLLNLAFGVKVFNNERGEFAIGVNDLFNQNQNLQRNIADTYYEDTYSNNLQRFLMVSFTYNLRNFNTGKRALEKEGQNDFFMRPREGHGRF from the coding sequence ATGCCTATAAAAATTTACCTTTTTACACTCTTCTTGTTTTTTGGCTTTTTAGGAATCGCTCAAAACAGTACGATCCAAGGCAGGGTATTAGATGAAAAAGGAATTGCACTTCCTGAAATTCCGGTTCTCATCAAACACCCCTGGGGAGCTTTGGCTTTGAGTTTATCAACAGATTCAAAAGGTCAGTTTACGACAGATCAACTTAAAATAGGCGGTTATAAGTTGGAAATAGGTCTATTAGGATTCGAGACTTATTTATTAGAATTTGTTCAAACATCAGACAACAGAGATTTTGGAAATATTCAATTGAAAGTAAGTAGCAAGTTATTGAAGGAAATTACTGTAGCTGATAAAAAATATCCCGGTAAAATACTTAACGACACCGTTCAATTTGATGCTTCCAGTTATAAAGTGGCAAAAGATGCATCAGCCGAAGACCTCATTACAAAAATGCCAACTGTTACCAATGAGAACGGTACCGTTAAAGCACAAAATGAAGATGTCAAACAAGTTCTTGTCGATGGCAAACCATTTTTTGGAAATGATCCAAATCTTTCTTTAAAAAATTTACCCGCTGAACTTATTGACAAGATTCAAATTTTCGATCAACAAAGCGAACAAAGCCAATTCACCGGCGTCAATGATGGTAACACTGTTAAAACTATAAATATTGTTACCAAAAGTGGTTTAAACAACGGACAATTTGGAAAGATATATGCGGGTTATAATTTGAATGATAAATATCAAACAGGAGGAAATATAAATTACTTTGATGGCAGCAGGCGTATAAGCTTAATTGCCATGTCGAATAATATTAACATTCAAAATTTTTCAACTGATGATATTTTAGGTGCTTTAGGAAATTCAGGAAGCAGAAATCGACCCGGTTCACAAAATGCAGGCAGAAGGGAATTTAGATCAGGTTCATCCGGTACAAGTGATTTTTTAATTCCTCAAAGCGGAGGTATTGCCAAAACAAATGCGATAGGTCTCAATTATAGCGACAATTTTGGCAAAACATTGGAAATAAACCTGTCCTATTTTTTTAATCAATCTGCAAACAATATCCTTTCCGAAATAAACAGGGTTTATTTTACCAATGAAAATATTGATCAAACTTATCTTGAAAAAACAAACAGTAAGCCCAATAATTACAACCATCGTCTACAGGGACGTTTCGAGCTAACACTTGATAGTATGAATTCCATCCAGATAAGGCCCCGACTGTCGTACCAATCCAATTCAAACAAAATAAACAACTACTCCATAAGTTATTTTAACGATAGGCCCGGCAATCAATCCTCTAATACCGCGTCAACCAATGCATCAGGTTTTAATTTTTCAAACAATATACTTTTTAGGCATAAATTTAATAAACCACGGCGTACATTTTCAATGGATTGGAACATGAACTCTGCTCCTAAATCAGAAGATAACTTCCAACTTTCATACCTCCAGTTTAACAATCCGATGGGTGAGATATTAGATACCCTGCGACAATTGGAAAACAATGAGTACACAAAAATTGGTTGGTCTGCCAATTTTGAATACACCGAACCCATTACCAAAGAGCATTCTTTACTATTTAATTACAGATATCAAAATGCTGAAGATGATACCGAGGTTTTGACCTATGGAATCCCAACTATGGATGGTTCATCTGAAATTTTGATTCCTTCACTAAGTAATTTTTTTGTTTCTCAAAACAAGTCTCATCAACTTGGTCTGGGCTATCAATGGAATATTGATCAGAAACTGAACTTATCTGCCCGTGTAAATTGGCAAAATGCACGATTATTAAATGACCAGTTTCTGCCTTTTGCAAACGCAAATACCAAGAGTTTTAATAATTGGGTTCCATCGCTATTTATGCGCTATACAATAAACAAATCTAAAAATCTGATGATTCATTACAGGACATCGACGCAACTTCCACGCATTGAACAACTTCAAAATGTAGTTAATAATTCGAATCCAACACAATTGTATTTAGGAAACCCAAATTTAAAACAGTCCCTTCAACATTTTTCGAGCATAAGGTACAATGTTACCTTGCCAAACTCAACCTTGTTTTTTGCCTCCGTCAGGTTGAATATCTCTGAAGATTATATTACTAATCATAATTTTATCCGAAATCGCAACCATCCCATTTTTAAAGCTCTTGATGTTCCTTTGGGAGTTCAATTAAGCATTCCACAAAATGCAGGTAGCAATTACCAGTTAAGATCTTACCTGAGTTATACTTATCCTATTTCAACGATCAAATGTTTGCTCTCTACGGATCTTTCTCATAGTTACATGATAACCCCAGGACTCATTGACGGTGATCAGATCAATTCTAAAACACATACGCTCAGTTTAGGCTTGTCACTAAATAGTAATATCAGTGATAAAATAGATTTCAATATTCAGATCAGACCTTCCTACAATAGTTTCACGAATCAAAATATTGATGATCGCTATTTTCTGTATGATAACAGACTGCGAGTAAGCTGGCAATTCTATAAGCGTATGGTTATTAAAACCGATGCCAATTACAGAATCAACGAAAGTTTACAGGAAGGATTTAATCAAAATATTTTATTGTTGAACCTCGCATTTGGAGTTAAAGTGTTTAACAACGAAAGGGGAGAATTCGCTATCGGCGTGAATGACCTATTTAATCAAAATCAGAACCTACAACGAAATATTGCCGATACCTACTATGAAGATACCTACAGCAATAATCTGCAGCGGTTTTTAATGGTTTCTTTTACCTATAATTTGCGCAATTTTAATACAGGAAAAAGAGCTCTCGAAAAAGAAGGTCAAAATGATTTTTTCATGCGCCCAAGGGAAGGCCATGGCAGATTTTAA